In Miscanthus floridulus cultivar M001 chromosome 5, ASM1932011v1, whole genome shotgun sequence, one genomic interval encodes:
- the LOC136453866 gene encoding ethylene-responsive transcription factor ERF008-like, translating to MMRRAEPVGEADSERRRGGYKGVRRRRWGKWVSEIRVPGTRERLWLGSYATPEAAAVAHDTAVYFLRGGTGTGAGVPGGGNGGDVAALNFPERAAAAYGAGAGDGGRLSPRSVQRVASDAGMAADAQLVAARESAPAPALAHAHRTGIGIIGSAHGGGVSARPRDQDAGDAYTGRAHASLHSTGAGREQPAVSGEISVDDMEILM from the coding sequence ATGATGAGGCGCGCGGAGCCGGTCGGCGAAGCGGACTcggagcggcggcgcggcggctacAAGGGCGTGCGGCGGCGTCGGTGGGGGAAGTGGGTGTCGGAGATCCGGGTGCCCGGCACGCGGGAGCGCCTGTGGCTCGGCTCCTACGCCACGCCCgaggccgccgccgtcgcgcACGACACGGCCGTCTACTTCCTCCGcggcggcaccggcaccggcgcgGGCGTCCCAGGCGGCGGAAACGGCGGCGACGTCGCGGCGCTCAACTTCCCCGAGCGCGCGGCGGCCGCGTACGGTGCCGGTGCCGGCGACGGGGGCCGGCTGTCGCCGCGGTCCGTGCAGCGCGTGGCGTCCGACGCCGGCATGGCCGCCGACGCGCAGCTCGTGGCGGCGCGGGAgagcgcgcccgcgcccgcgctggCCCACGCCCATCGCACCGGCATTGGCATCATCGgcagcgcgcacggcggtggcgtcaGCGCCCGGCCGCGCGATCAGGATGCTGGTGACGCGTACACCGGCCGTGCGCACGCTAGCCTTCACAGTACGGGCGCGGGAAGGGAGCAACCTGCTGTCTCCGGGGAGATTAGCgtggatgacatggagattctgaTGTAA